A genome region from Rattus norvegicus strain BN/NHsdMcwi chromosome 17, GRCr8, whole genome shotgun sequence includes the following:
- the LOC134482728 gene encoding GTP-binding protein 4-like: MHVALLFFVFQKIFLDLQAEGFPVIETSTLTEEGVIQVKTEACDRLLAHRVEMKMKGNKVNEVLNRLHLAVPNKRDDKERPPFIPEGVVARRKRMEIAEPKKKRVGYWTSLSEFLMNRDRGPACAPEKVMLGGGLSHVKPPWCRKCKLSVPRVWPCKIQGHSGESLAYA, encoded by the exons ATGCATGTTGCCCTTCTTTTCTTTGTATTCCAGAAAATATTTCTAGACTTGCAGGCTGAAGGATTTCCTGTCATCGAGACCAGCACCCTGACTGAGGAAGGTGTCATTCAAGTTAAAACAGAG GCTTGTGATAGGCTTTTGGCTCACCgagtagaaatgaaaatgaaaggaaataaagtgAATGAGGTTCTGAACAGATTGCACTTAGCTGTGCCCAACAAGAGAGATGACAAG GAGAGACCCCCTTTCATCCCAGAAGGAGTGGTAGCTCGTCGGAAGAGAATGGAGATCGCAGAACCCAAGAAGAAGAGGGTCGGTTACTGGACCTCTTTGTCTGAGTTTCTTATGAACAGGGACAGAGGGCCTGCCTGTGCACCAGAAAAAGTGATGCTGGGTGGTGGTCTTAGCCATGTGAAGCCTCCTTGGTGCAGGAAATGCAAATTGAGTGTGCCCAGGGTTTGGCCCTGTAAGATTCAGGGACACAGTGGTGAATCCTTAGCATATGCTTGA